A window of bacterium contains these coding sequences:
- a CDS encoding TlpA disulfide reductase family protein, with product MKTDEARRWGGAGRAVAALLVVTVLAAPALAVAQDTYRPLVQGAAPPDFTLPDTAGRPVSLSDFRGRAVLLSFISCYADTCFEPVNAFEALFQRVGTARLAVLSVCMEVPEALARNGYAGLLKNCSAGQRVLVDRTGAAGRSFFVRETPTSILLGPDFTVQEVLQGVAPLRDPALPGRIEALAAQVGPPAPRP from the coding sequence ATGAAGACCGACGAAGCACGCCGATGGGGAGGCGCCGGCCGCGCGGTCGCGGCGCTGCTTGTTGTCACGGTGCTGGCCGCGCCCGCGCTGGCGGTCGCCCAGGACACGTACCGGCCGCTGGTGCAGGGCGCCGCCCCGCCCGACTTCACGCTGCCCGACACGGCCGGGCGCCCGGTGAGCCTGAGCGACTTCCGCGGCCGCGCGGTCCTGCTGTCGTTCATCTCGTGTTACGCGGACACCTGCTTCGAGCCCGTCAACGCCTTCGAGGCGCTCTTCCAGCGGGTGGGGACCGCGCGGCTGGCGGTGCTCTCCGTGTGCATGGAGGTTCCCGAGGCGCTGGCGCGCAACGGGTACGCGGGGCTGCTGAAGAACTGCAGCGCCGGCCAGCGGGTCCTCGTCGACCGGACTGGTGCGGCGGGCCGCAGTTTCTTCGTGCGGGAGACGCCGACGAGCATCCTGCTCGGCCCCGATTTCACGGTCCAGGAGGTCCTGCAGGGGGTGGCGCCGCTGCGCGATCCGGCACTGCCGGGGCGCATCGAGGCGCTCGCGGCGCAGGTCGGCCCGCCGGCGCCGCGGCCCTGA
- a CDS encoding PAS domain-containing protein, producing the protein MVGNSFHFPETNDSDVRDPFSGLPVAVHVMTEDGRIVMANKAFQRLFGAKRDEVIGKHVAVLNNDSVAANLRLLDRMRSEIGSAGYWRGTIVNRRFDGTLFSARADVRPFGAEGRRYLVCFQEQLLSEHEVRVPCRAPAFAAVPA; encoded by the coding sequence ATGGTTGGGAACTCGTTCCACTTTCCCGAGACAAACGACAGCGACGTGCGGGACCCGTTCTCCGGGCTGCCGGTGGCGGTGCATGTCATGACCGAGGACGGCCGGATCGTCATGGCCAACAAGGCCTTCCAGCGGCTCTTCGGGGCGAAGCGGGACGAGGTGATCGGCAAGCACGTGGCGGTCCTCAACAACGATTCCGTCGCGGCCAACCTGCGCCTGCTCGACCGGATGCGCTCGGAGATCGGCTCGGCCGGCTATTGGCGCGGGACCATCGTGAACCGGCGCTTCGACGGCACGCTCTTCTCGGCGCGCGCCGACGTGCGCCCCTTCGGCGCGGAAGGCCGCCGCTACCTCGTCTGCTTCCAGGAGCAGCTGCTTTCGGAGCACGAGGTGCGGGTCCCGTGCCGCGCGCCCGCCTTCGCCGCGGTACCGGCATGA
- a CDS encoding response regulator transcription factor: MNETNAHRGGPAAGGRGTVPPTSMTSCRRRVVIAEDHTIVREGLRALLSGCPDFEVVGEAGDGLEAVRLATRLQPDLVLIDLAMPRMTGLEAIREITSSCPRTRIVALTMRTDETAFLGAMRGGAKGYILKDTCCPDLLAALREVMLGKTYLSPQLPEALLEAYAAGKREGRTADETKGVWESLTARERQVLKMVAEGGTNRTIAAALCISAKTVDRHRTSVMSKLGLHSTSALTLYAVKQGLVQQD; the protein is encoded by the coding sequence ATGAATGAGACCAACGCCCACCGCGGCGGTCCCGCGGCGGGAGGAAGGGGGACGGTGCCGCCCACGTCCATGACGTCCTGCCGGCGACGCGTGGTGATCGCGGAGGACCACACGATCGTCCGCGAGGGACTCCGCGCGCTGCTCTCCGGCTGCCCGGACTTCGAGGTGGTCGGGGAGGCCGGCGACGGCCTGGAGGCGGTGCGACTGGCCACGCGGCTGCAGCCGGACCTCGTCCTCATCGACCTCGCGATGCCCCGGATGACGGGCCTCGAGGCGATCCGGGAGATCACCTCGAGCTGCCCCCGCACGCGCATCGTGGCGCTGACGATGCGCACCGACGAGACCGCGTTCCTCGGGGCCATGCGCGGCGGCGCCAAGGGCTACATCCTCAAGGACACCTGTTGCCCCGACCTGCTGGCGGCGCTGCGGGAAGTCATGCTCGGCAAGACGTACCTCAGCCCCCAGCTCCCCGAGGCGCTCCTCGAGGCCTACGCCGCCGGCAAGCGCGAGGGGCGGACGGCGGACGAGACCAAGGGCGTCTGGGAGAGCCTCACGGCGCGCGAGCGCCAGGTCCTGAAGATGGTCGCCGAGGGCGGGACGAACCGCACGATCGCCGCCGCGCTGTGCATCAGCGCCAAGACGGTCGATCGCCACCGGACCTCCGTGATGAGCAAGCTGGGCCTGCACTCCACGTCGGCCCTGACGCTCTACGCGGTCAAGCAGGGCCTCGTGCAGCAGGACTAG
- a CDS encoding GAF domain-containing protein, producing the protein MEAHGAGLMPGTSSGAVPAFRIGERAPAVDARPDGDEKYRLLFQNMAEGFALYELVRDGAGVPVDWRILEVNEAYARHTGVAPEQVVGRRAGEVFPDAIPEYLPRFARVVETQQPLIFETYARYTGRYQSITTFPAGGDRFASTIMDISGRKRAEAALDRAVGRYELLAATAGRLLAAPDPEAAVQGLCAQALSHLGCQVFFNFLADPASGRLRLNGYAGVSRARAASVSWLDYGTAVCGCVARDGERIVAENIPENPDERTALVGSWGIRAYACHPIRGAGGEVIGTLSFGSRTRERFGAEDLALMKAVTDLVAVALERRRAMDAVARANAELERRVEERTEQLRALTADLANLEQRERRHLAEYLHDNLQQLLVGAKLALGVVQLRGGEGDGAPELDTVEAGIAAALKASRSLAADLCPPALFAAGLGTALAWLKQRLREEHGLAVHIEESREAEIADERVRRLVFESVRELLRNVVRHAGAREADVRIMRAPGGRLRVAVRDRGRGFEPAAAGVGGGLSRIRQRMENLGGAMEVRSAPDRGTLVTMTFAPGGRAA; encoded by the coding sequence ATGGAGGCGCACGGAGCGGGGCTGATGCCGGGGACGAGCAGCGGCGCCGTCCCGGCGTTCCGCATTGGCGAGCGCGCGCCGGCAGTCGACGCCCGCCCCGACGGCGACGAGAAGTATCGCCTCCTCTTCCAGAACATGGCGGAGGGCTTCGCGCTCTACGAGCTGGTCCGCGACGGCGCCGGCGTGCCGGTCGACTGGCGCATCCTCGAAGTGAACGAGGCCTACGCGCGCCACACCGGAGTCGCCCCGGAGCAGGTGGTGGGGCGGCGCGCGGGCGAGGTCTTCCCGGACGCCATCCCTGAGTACCTGCCCCGCTTTGCGCGCGTCGTCGAGACCCAGCAACCGCTCATCTTCGAGACGTACGCCCGGTACACCGGCCGCTACCAGTCGATCACGACGTTCCCGGCGGGGGGCGACCGCTTCGCGAGCACGATCATGGACATCAGCGGCCGCAAGCGCGCGGAGGCCGCCCTCGACCGGGCGGTGGGGCGCTACGAGCTGCTCGCGGCGACCGCCGGCAGGCTGCTCGCCGCGCCCGATCCGGAGGCGGCGGTGCAGGGGCTGTGCGCGCAGGCCCTTTCGCACCTCGGCTGCCAGGTCTTCTTCAACTTCCTCGCCGACCCGGCCAGCGGGCGGCTGCGGCTCAACGGCTACGCCGGCGTCTCGCGGGCGCGGGCCGCCTCCGTGTCCTGGCTGGACTACGGGACGGCGGTTTGCGGCTGCGTCGCGCGCGACGGCGAGCGCATCGTCGCCGAGAACATCCCCGAGAACCCGGACGAGCGCACGGCGCTCGTGGGCTCCTGGGGGATCCGCGCCTACGCCTGCCACCCGATCCGCGGCGCCGGCGGCGAGGTCATCGGCACGCTCTCGTTCGGCTCGCGCACGCGGGAGCGCTTCGGGGCGGAGGACCTGGCGCTGATGAAGGCGGTCACGGACCTCGTGGCGGTGGCGCTGGAGCGCCGGCGGGCGATGGACGCGGTCGCGCGCGCCAACGCGGAGCTGGAGCGGCGCGTCGAAGAGCGCACGGAGCAGCTGCGCGCGCTCACGGCCGATCTCGCGAACCTCGAGCAGCGCGAGCGCCGGCACCTCGCGGAGTACCTCCACGACAATCTCCAGCAGCTGCTGGTGGGCGCGAAGCTCGCCCTCGGCGTCGTCCAGCTCCGCGGCGGGGAGGGGGACGGAGCGCCGGAGCTCGACACCGTGGAGGCGGGGATCGCCGCCGCGCTCAAGGCCTCGCGCTCGCTCGCGGCCGACCTCTGCCCCCCCGCGCTCTTCGCTGCCGGCCTCGGCACCGCGCTCGCCTGGCTCAAGCAGCGCCTCCGCGAGGAGCACGGGCTGGCCGTCCACATCGAGGAGAGCCGGGAGGCGGAGATCGCGGACGAGAGGGTGCGGCGGCTGGTCTTCGAGTCCGTGCGCGAGTTGCTGCGAAACGTGGTGAGGCACGCCGGCGCCCGGGAGGCAGACGTGCGCATCATGCGGGCGCCAGGGGGCAGGCTGCGGGTCGCCGTCCGGGACCGCGGACGCGGCTTCGAGCCGGCCGCGGCGGGCGTCGGAGGGGGCCTTTCGCGCATTCGACAGCGGATGGAGAACCTCGGCGGGGCGATGGAAGTGCGCAGCGCCCCGGACCGGGGCACCCTCGTGACGATGACCTTCGCGCCGGGCGGCCGGGCCGCCTAG